The Sulfurospirillum deleyianum DSM 6946 nucleotide sequence AAGCATCGCGAAGCATAGGAGAGACTCCTGTATTAAAAGAGTATGGTAGGGTAAATCTTAAATATTTCAATACAGGCAATGGCATAGCGTACGGTGCCTTTGAGGGACTCTTTTATGAAGAGGTACATTTGCATTCGTGGGAAATGGAAGAACTCTCCTTTCTTTATTTTAACGCAGGTGAACATCTTCATTTTAAATCACTCAGCGATAATCTAGAATTTTGTATGAACGCTAAAAGTACAATGCAAGGGACGATTCACGAGGGTCTTCGCTCTCTTGGTATTTATGAAAAAAACAGATACTACTCAAGCCACTCTGTGATTATTTCCCACGAACTTTACCAAACCTTAGCCCATGAAACACGCACCCTAAACCCACTCTCTTCTTCTAAAAATCTGCTTCATATTCAAGATTATGGATCCATGCTTCACACACAATCTATCCTTTTAAATCAAATTGCACACCAACATATTTTTCAAGGCAAACTGCAAGAGCTTTTTTTAGAATCTAAACTGCTTGAACTTGTGTACCAAACCTTTCACAAACTACCTTTACATGTAAACGAAGAATTCTCATCTCAAGATACCAAAGCCTTGCACAAAGCCAAACAGATTTTGCTCAGCAATCTTACCAATCCTCCCTCACTCAAAGACTTAGCCCACCACATTGCACTCAATGAATTTAAACTCAAAAAAGGCTTTAAAGCACTCTTTGGAACAACGGTATATGGCATGCTTCATGCCCATCGCCTAAAAGAAGCAAAAAATCTCCTCGAACATAATGACATTAGTGTGCAAGAAGCAGCTTTACATGTAGGCTACAAAAGCCTCAGTCACTTTAGTAAAGCCTTTAAAGCATACTATGGGATTTTTCCTATCGAAATAAAAAAAGAGCGCAACTATTTTTATCTCTCCTAAGAAAGAAGAGCGGTTACATTTTACATGTAACCGCATTAAGAAGTTAAAACTGAACGAGGTTTTGGATTTTCTCCACAATGCTTGGATCTTCTAAGGTTGAAATATCCTGCGTAATAGGCTCTTTCTTGGCGATGGAGCGTAAAATACGACGCATAATCTTTCCGCTTCTCGTTTTTGGAAGCCCTGGAACGAAACGAATCGCATCCAGTTTAGCGATATTTCCAATCTCTTTTACGATGAGCTTATTGAGCTCTTGAATCATATAGAC carries:
- a CDS encoding helix-turn-helix transcriptional regulator, coding for MSITLTNHNLLEMVPELFSVKASRSIGETPVLKEYGRVNLKYFNTGNGIAYGAFEGLFYEEVHLHSWEMEELSFLYFNAGEHLHFKSLSDNLEFCMNAKSTMQGTIHEGLRSLGIYEKNRYYSSHSVIISHELYQTLAHETRTLNPLSSSKNLLHIQDYGSMLHTQSILLNQIAHQHIFQGKLQELFLESKLLELVYQTFHKLPLHVNEEFSSQDTKALHKAKQILLSNLTNPPSLKDLAHHIALNEFKLKKGFKALFGTTVYGMLHAHRLKEAKNLLEHNDISVQEAALHVGYKSLSHFSKAFKAYYGIFPIEIKKERNYFYLS